From Coffea arabica cultivar ET-39 chromosome 10e, Coffea Arabica ET-39 HiFi, whole genome shotgun sequence, one genomic window encodes:
- the LOC113710932 gene encoding uncharacterized protein isoform X6 — MADQAETAAVGDLPPAPSPAIASCVRRKLVQSTLFPVTKKEQILRDDECKGEEEDDGNEDDEEEEDWGSSSKKRKVNSSKKKANNSNSRTTPRSRASKKVVLNGKEISSKKVDDGDSPVTIKSDFFMKSSEKVNQKKQQDERLSDFSCQENDKPSNSPNNERTPSKLTRQNGFIVEKPKTKKTTPKKKLANSDLIETLSKKTSSDTMLDGPTLQSIPNLRLEAKMTTQENSRLFAGKQIHPFFSLHKASKRNQEIIDLEDPCCSSERKDANLSFNPIHVFDMVEDGSHCLDWKNWSFSEGNLSSINSHLEDNLLSLYDQRVNSLQFDDFSRHSFPSSGLTCQNNISLDKCPITLDEEGEVGRTNCVQASSSCVAFGAEWQGKFVQQGSSNWPENCLWTDKYQPRRAAQICGNDEAVKFISQWLYLWHEKGSQSGKSSFHDEQAVGEDIDYSSHQSDTDSENIDEETSLKNVLLVTGPVGSGKSAAIYACAEEQGFQVLEVNASDWRNGALVKHRFGEALGSHWLQHKVDNTASSDKKYLSKSSPEIIEVTKGSEDEVVELIPLSDEDDPQLICNGNSILDCQNEIKTLILFEDVDATLSEDHGFLSTIQQLAQTAKRPMILTANNYNPILPNNLDRLEVSFKMPSPAELLGLGHMVCAAEKAEIEPWLINRLIDSCQGDIRKTIMYLQFWCQGQNSKKGTGSQITYSPLPFDLEAGHEVLPKLIPWGCPSRLSEIVEEEITKSLVMMEDRYGLVDIIVEEELNCGKPHASSRIQSHKLDHIEVKKEAILSLHSSIYDEDDLLAQPDCNLELSDFSGSPVAFSGSVRRKLGAVISSDSEEEYLGDNTPTLLGREFGDQKNEIQVRRKLGAVMSSDSEEEYLGDNIPTLLGREFGDQKNEMQVVNSTSSPHLFPIGSCCHPTDQLTHVEEDKLKHSGSTCLENVVYSHMDGVCRSVDMSSVPEPSFVPETEFGDQTDLFSVAVSCSLMEVDSMSENLLPRLSSIKDGKCCTPPYENQEMLSNDSDMHRKTLKTEEIGDSNLEHVEDGIRGHQMLDECSRVEFSGAPKTFKTLKPHQQVDFVEETWRRLRERKTDLQQYVTPQQKEAFQALKVASGMSKLISEADSLVTLCQSQICDSLEPSLSPCEESQLGSWYDDHLHMSSIMAQHGICFYAKESLAVGSNRDSVDRVDLAWEMLSSSTNAMALGRLLSVDRKLTGGTEERSEMSRCSFRRKIDSCLYNVLESVVPPRTHLALHGDAFHEYLSSLSKVSRLEAGRLAELASKREQRRARIARHYLSSGTFVLSPEDISLLSQYNSYRKFLPNGDIHGSDKALS, encoded by the exons ATGGCGGATCAAGCTGAAACAGCCGCTGTCGGGGATCTTCCGCCGGCACCGTCGCCGGCAATAGCATCATGTGTACGGCGTAAGTTGGTGCAATCTACACTGTTCCCAGTCACCAAAAAAGAGCAAATTTTGAGAGATGATGAGTgtaaaggagaagaagaagacgaTGGAAACGaggatgatgaagaagaagaggactGGGGTAGTAGCAGTAagaaaaggaaggtaaattcaTCAAAGAAAAAGGCGAATAATAGTAATTCGAGGACTACGCCGCGATCTAGAGCTTCCAAGAAG GTAGTGCTAAACGGAAAAGAAATCTCAAGTAAGAAAGTAGATGATGGAGATTCTCCTGTTACCATTA AGTCTGACTTCTTTATGAAGAGCTCAGAGAAAGTGAACCAGAAGAAACAGCAAGACGAGCGGCTCTCTGATTTTTCATGTCAAGAAAATGATAAACCCTCAAATTCTCCTAATA ATGAGAGAACTCCTTCAAAACTTACAAGGCAGAATGGCTTCATCGTGGAGAAACCAAAGACAAAAAAAACTACACCAAAGAAAAAATTGGCGAACAGTGACTTGATTGAGACATTGTCTAAGAAAACATCTTCTGATACTATGTTAGATGGGCCTACACTGCAATCCATTCCCAATCTTAGATTAGAGGCAAAAATGACCACTCAG GAAAATTCACGTTTATTTGCAGGAAAGCAAATACATCCATTTTTCTCATTACATAAGGCAAGTAAAAGAAACCAGGAGATAATTGATCTGGAGGATCCGTGTTGTTCTTCTGAAAGAAAGGACGCTAACCTTAGTTTCAACCCTATTCATGTATTTGACATGGTTGAG GATGGTTCCCACTGCCTTGATTGGAAGAATTGGTCGTTTTCTGAGGGAAATCTCAGCAGCATCAATTCTCATCTGGAAGATAACTTGTTATCACTTTATGATCAACGTGTAAACTCCTTACAGTTTGATGACTTCTCAAGACATTCTTTCCCAAGCAGTGGATTGACATGCCAAAACAACATTTCTCTGGATAAATGCCCTATTACACTCGATGAG GAGGGTGAAGTTGGCAGAACTAATTGTGTCCAAGCATCTTCTAGTTGTGTAGCATTCGGAGCTGAGTGGCAGGGCAAGTTTGTTCAGCAAGG TTCTTCCAATTGGCCAGAGAATTGCTTATGGACAGACAAATATCAGCCTAGAAGGGCTGCACAG ATATGTGGCAATGATGAAGCAGTTAAGTTTATTAGTCAGTGGCTATATCTATGGCATGAGAAAGGTTCTCAAAGTGGCAAAAGTTCTTTCCATGATGAGCAAGCAGTTGGCGAAGACATTGATTACTCCTCTCATCAAAGTGACACTGATTCTGAGAATATAGATGAAGAAACCTCTTTGAAGAATGTCCTCCTAGTTACGGGGCCAGTTGGG AGTGGGAAATCTGCTGCCATCTATGCCTGTGCGGAAGAGCAAGGTTTTCAAGTTCTTGAG GTCAATGCATCAGATTGGCGTAATGGAGCCCTTGTGAAGCATAGATTTGGGGAGGCTCTAGGGTCACACTGGCTTCAACA TAAAGTGGATAATACAGCTAGTTCGGACAAAAAATATCTATCAAAGTCTTCCCCGGAAATTATTGAGGTGACAAAAGGGTCTGAGGATGAAGTTGTAGAACTGATACCGCTATCTGATGAAGATGATCCTCAACTAATTTGCAATGGGAATAGCATTCTTGACTGTCAAAATGAAATTAAGACTTTGATTCTTTTTGAGGATGTGGATGCTACTCTCAGTGAAGATCATGGTTTTTTATCCACAATACAGCAACTTGCACAGACGGCAAAGCGCCCAATGATTTTGACTGCTAACA ATTACAATCCTATCCTGCCAAACAATTTAGACAGGTTGGAGGTGTCTTTTAAAATGCCTTCACCAGCGGAGCTCCTTGGGCTTGGACACATG GTTTGTGCAGCAGAAAAAGCTGAAATTGAACCTTGGTTGATCAATCGTTTAATTGATTCTTGTCAAGGCGATATTCGTAAAACCATCATGTATCTTCAGTTTTGGTGCCAGGGTCagaattcaaagaaag GTACTGGATCACAGATAACATATAGTCCACTTCCATTTGACCTTGAAGCTGGGCATGAGGTACTACCGAAATTAATTCCTTGGGGCTGCCCTTCTCGGCTATCTGAAATTGTGGAGGAGGAGATTACCAAGTCGCTAGTGATGATGGAAGATAGGTATGGCTTAGTGGACATAATTGTAGAAGAAGAGCTGAACTGTGGGAAACCACATGCTAGTTCAAGGATTCAAAGTCATAAACTGGACCACATTGAGGTCAAGAAAGAAGCAATATTGAGCTTGCACTCTTCCATTTATGATGAAGATGATTTATTAGCTCAGCCTGATTGCAATTTGGAACTTTCCGATTTCTCTGGATCACCAGTTGCATTTTCCGGAAGCGTTAGGAGAAAACTTGGTGCTGTCATATCATCTGATTCGGAAGAGGAATATTTAGGTGATAATACTCCCACTCTTCTTGGCAGAGAATTTGGtgatcaaaagaatgaaatTCAAGTTAGGAGAAAACTTGGTGCTGTTATGTCATCTGATTCTGAAGAGGAATATTTAGGTGATAATATTCCCACTCTTCTTGGCAGAGAATTTGGtgatcaaaagaatgaaatgcaagttgTGAATAGCACATCTTCTCCACACTTATTTCCTATTGGAAGTTGCTGCCATCCAACTGATCAACTTACTCATGTTGAAGAAGACAAATTGAAGCATAGTGGTTCGACATGCTTAGAAAATGTTGTTTATTCGCATATGGATGGGGTGTGCAGGTCAGTTGACATGTCCAGTGTGCCAGAACCATCATTTGTCCCTGAGACTGAGTTTGGTGATCAAACAGACCTATTTTCTGTAGCAGTATCTTGCAGCCTCATGGAAGTAGATTCGATGAGTGAAAATTTATTACCAAGGCTCTCTTCCATTAAAGATGGAAAGTGCTGTACTCCACCATATGAGAACCAGGAAATGCTGAGCAATGATAGTGATATGCATAGGAAAACATTGAAGACAGAGGAGATAGGTGATTCTAACCTTGAACATGTAGAAGATGGCATAAGAGGACATCAAATGTTGGATGAATGTAGCCGCGTTGAGTTCAGTGGAGCTCCTAAGACCTTCAAGACACTAAAGCCTCATCAACAGGTTGATTTTGTAGAAGAAACATGGAGAAGACTGCGTGAGCGTAAAACAGATTTACAGCAGTATGTTACCCCTCAACAGAAAGAAGCTTTTCAAGCTCTAAAAGTTGCTTCCGGAATGAGTAAACTAATTTCTGAAGCTGATTCATTAGTTACTTTGTGCCAATCACAGATATGT GACTCCTTGGAGCCATCACTCTCGCCATGTGAGGAGTCGCAATTAGGTAGCTGGTATGATGACCATCTGCATATGTCATCAATTATGGCTCAACATGGCATATGCTTCTATGCTAAGGAAAGTCTTGCAGTGGGATCAAATCGTGACTCAGTGGATAGAGTGGATTTGGCTTGGGAGATGTTGTCATCCTCTACCAATGCAATGGCATTAGGGAGACTACTCAGTGTGGACAGGAAATTGACAGGAGGGACAGAAGAAAGGTCGGAGATGAGTCGCTGTTCCTTTAGAAG GAAAATAGACTCGTGTCTTTACAATGTACTTGAGTCTGTAGTTCCCCCAAGGACGCATCTAGCCCTGCATGGTGATGCCTTTCATGAATATCTCTCGTCATTGAGCAAGGTCTCGAGATTGGAAGCTGGCCGTCTGGCTGAACTTGCTTCTAAGAGAGAACAAAGAAG GGCACGTATTGCACGGCATTACTTGAGTTCTGGCACATTTGTATTATCCCCTGAAGATATTTCACTGCTAAGTCAATATAACAGCTACAGAAAGTTTCTCCCCAACGGGGATATACATGGTTCAGATAAAGCTCTCTCTTGA
- the LOC113710932 gene encoding uncharacterized protein isoform X1, whose translation MADQAETAAVGDLPPAPSPAIASCVRRKLVQSTLFPVTKKEQILRDDECKGEEEDDGNEDDEEEEDWGSSSKKRKVNSSKKKANNSNSRTTPRSRASKKVVLNGKEISSKKVDDGDSPVTIKSDFFMKSSEKVNQKKQQDERLSDFSCQENDKPSNSPNKDERTPSKLTRQNGFIVEKPKTKKTTPKKKLANSDLIETLSKKTSSDTMLDGPTLQSIPNLRLEAKMTTQENSRLFAGKQIHPFFSLHKASKRNQEIIDLEDPCCSSERKDANLSFNPIHVFDMVEDGSHCLDWKNWSFSEGNLSSINSHLEDNLLSLYDQRVNSLQFDDFSRHSFPSSGLTCQNNISLDKCPITLDEEGEVGRTNCVQASSSCVAFGAEWQGKFVQQGSSNWPENCLWTDKYQPRRAAQFICLQICGNDEAVKFISQWLYLWHEKGSQSGKSSFHDEQAVGEDIDYSSHQSDTDSENIDEETSLKNVLLVTGPVGSGKSAAIYACAEEQGFQVLEVNASDWRNGALVKHRFGEALGSHWLQHKVDNTASSDKKYLSKSSPEIIEVTKGSEDEVVELIPLSDEDDPQLICNGNSILDCQNEIKTLILFEDVDATLSEDHGFLSTIQQLAQTAKRPMILTANNYNPILPNNLDRLEVSFKMPSPAELLGLGHMVCAAEKAEIEPWLINRLIDSCQGDIRKTIMYLQFWCQGQNSKKGTGSQITYSPLPFDLEAGHEVLPKLIPWGCPSRLSEIVEEEITKSLVMMEDRYGLVDIIVEEELNCGKPHASSRIQSHKLDHIEVKKEAILSLHSSIYDEDDLLAQPDCNLELSDFSGSPVAFSGSVRRKLGAVISSDSEEEYLGDNTPTLLGREFGDQKNEIQVRRKLGAVMSSDSEEEYLGDNIPTLLGREFGDQKNEMQVVNSTSSPHLFPIGSCCHPTDQLTHVEEDKLKHSGSTCLENVVYSHMDGVCRSVDMSSVPEPSFVPETEFGDQTDLFSVAVSCSLMEVDSMSENLLPRLSSIKDGKCCTPPYENQEMLSNDSDMHRKTLKTEEIGDSNLEHVEDGIRGHQMLDECSRVEFSGAPKTFKTLKPHQQVDFVEETWRRLRERKTDLQQYVTPQQKEAFQALKVASGMSKLISEADSLVTLCQSQICDSLEPSLSPCEESQLGSWYDDHLHMSSIMAQHGICFYAKESLAVGSNRDSVDRVDLAWEMLSSSTNAMALGRLLSVDRKLTGGTEERSEMSRCSFRRYRIRRKIDSCLYNVLESVVPPRTHLALHGDAFHEYLSSLSKVSRLEAGRLAELASKREQRRARIARHYLSSGTFVLSPEDISLLSQYNSYRKFLPNGDIHGSDKALS comes from the exons ATGGCGGATCAAGCTGAAACAGCCGCTGTCGGGGATCTTCCGCCGGCACCGTCGCCGGCAATAGCATCATGTGTACGGCGTAAGTTGGTGCAATCTACACTGTTCCCAGTCACCAAAAAAGAGCAAATTTTGAGAGATGATGAGTgtaaaggagaagaagaagacgaTGGAAACGaggatgatgaagaagaagaggactGGGGTAGTAGCAGTAagaaaaggaaggtaaattcaTCAAAGAAAAAGGCGAATAATAGTAATTCGAGGACTACGCCGCGATCTAGAGCTTCCAAGAAG GTAGTGCTAAACGGAAAAGAAATCTCAAGTAAGAAAGTAGATGATGGAGATTCTCCTGTTACCATTA AGTCTGACTTCTTTATGAAGAGCTCAGAGAAAGTGAACCAGAAGAAACAGCAAGACGAGCGGCTCTCTGATTTTTCATGTCAAGAAAATGATAAACCCTCAAATTCTCCTAATA AAGATGAGAGAACTCCTTCAAAACTTACAAGGCAGAATGGCTTCATCGTGGAGAAACCAAAGACAAAAAAAACTACACCAAAGAAAAAATTGGCGAACAGTGACTTGATTGAGACATTGTCTAAGAAAACATCTTCTGATACTATGTTAGATGGGCCTACACTGCAATCCATTCCCAATCTTAGATTAGAGGCAAAAATGACCACTCAG GAAAATTCACGTTTATTTGCAGGAAAGCAAATACATCCATTTTTCTCATTACATAAGGCAAGTAAAAGAAACCAGGAGATAATTGATCTGGAGGATCCGTGTTGTTCTTCTGAAAGAAAGGACGCTAACCTTAGTTTCAACCCTATTCATGTATTTGACATGGTTGAG GATGGTTCCCACTGCCTTGATTGGAAGAATTGGTCGTTTTCTGAGGGAAATCTCAGCAGCATCAATTCTCATCTGGAAGATAACTTGTTATCACTTTATGATCAACGTGTAAACTCCTTACAGTTTGATGACTTCTCAAGACATTCTTTCCCAAGCAGTGGATTGACATGCCAAAACAACATTTCTCTGGATAAATGCCCTATTACACTCGATGAG GAGGGTGAAGTTGGCAGAACTAATTGTGTCCAAGCATCTTCTAGTTGTGTAGCATTCGGAGCTGAGTGGCAGGGCAAGTTTGTTCAGCAAGG TTCTTCCAATTGGCCAGAGAATTGCTTATGGACAGACAAATATCAGCCTAGAAGGGCTGCACAG TTCATTTGTCTGCAGATATGTGGCAATGATGAAGCAGTTAAGTTTATTAGTCAGTGGCTATATCTATGGCATGAGAAAGGTTCTCAAAGTGGCAAAAGTTCTTTCCATGATGAGCAAGCAGTTGGCGAAGACATTGATTACTCCTCTCATCAAAGTGACACTGATTCTGAGAATATAGATGAAGAAACCTCTTTGAAGAATGTCCTCCTAGTTACGGGGCCAGTTGGG AGTGGGAAATCTGCTGCCATCTATGCCTGTGCGGAAGAGCAAGGTTTTCAAGTTCTTGAG GTCAATGCATCAGATTGGCGTAATGGAGCCCTTGTGAAGCATAGATTTGGGGAGGCTCTAGGGTCACACTGGCTTCAACA TAAAGTGGATAATACAGCTAGTTCGGACAAAAAATATCTATCAAAGTCTTCCCCGGAAATTATTGAGGTGACAAAAGGGTCTGAGGATGAAGTTGTAGAACTGATACCGCTATCTGATGAAGATGATCCTCAACTAATTTGCAATGGGAATAGCATTCTTGACTGTCAAAATGAAATTAAGACTTTGATTCTTTTTGAGGATGTGGATGCTACTCTCAGTGAAGATCATGGTTTTTTATCCACAATACAGCAACTTGCACAGACGGCAAAGCGCCCAATGATTTTGACTGCTAACA ATTACAATCCTATCCTGCCAAACAATTTAGACAGGTTGGAGGTGTCTTTTAAAATGCCTTCACCAGCGGAGCTCCTTGGGCTTGGACACATG GTTTGTGCAGCAGAAAAAGCTGAAATTGAACCTTGGTTGATCAATCGTTTAATTGATTCTTGTCAAGGCGATATTCGTAAAACCATCATGTATCTTCAGTTTTGGTGCCAGGGTCagaattcaaagaaag GTACTGGATCACAGATAACATATAGTCCACTTCCATTTGACCTTGAAGCTGGGCATGAGGTACTACCGAAATTAATTCCTTGGGGCTGCCCTTCTCGGCTATCTGAAATTGTGGAGGAGGAGATTACCAAGTCGCTAGTGATGATGGAAGATAGGTATGGCTTAGTGGACATAATTGTAGAAGAAGAGCTGAACTGTGGGAAACCACATGCTAGTTCAAGGATTCAAAGTCATAAACTGGACCACATTGAGGTCAAGAAAGAAGCAATATTGAGCTTGCACTCTTCCATTTATGATGAAGATGATTTATTAGCTCAGCCTGATTGCAATTTGGAACTTTCCGATTTCTCTGGATCACCAGTTGCATTTTCCGGAAGCGTTAGGAGAAAACTTGGTGCTGTCATATCATCTGATTCGGAAGAGGAATATTTAGGTGATAATACTCCCACTCTTCTTGGCAGAGAATTTGGtgatcaaaagaatgaaatTCAAGTTAGGAGAAAACTTGGTGCTGTTATGTCATCTGATTCTGAAGAGGAATATTTAGGTGATAATATTCCCACTCTTCTTGGCAGAGAATTTGGtgatcaaaagaatgaaatgcaagttgTGAATAGCACATCTTCTCCACACTTATTTCCTATTGGAAGTTGCTGCCATCCAACTGATCAACTTACTCATGTTGAAGAAGACAAATTGAAGCATAGTGGTTCGACATGCTTAGAAAATGTTGTTTATTCGCATATGGATGGGGTGTGCAGGTCAGTTGACATGTCCAGTGTGCCAGAACCATCATTTGTCCCTGAGACTGAGTTTGGTGATCAAACAGACCTATTTTCTGTAGCAGTATCTTGCAGCCTCATGGAAGTAGATTCGATGAGTGAAAATTTATTACCAAGGCTCTCTTCCATTAAAGATGGAAAGTGCTGTACTCCACCATATGAGAACCAGGAAATGCTGAGCAATGATAGTGATATGCATAGGAAAACATTGAAGACAGAGGAGATAGGTGATTCTAACCTTGAACATGTAGAAGATGGCATAAGAGGACATCAAATGTTGGATGAATGTAGCCGCGTTGAGTTCAGTGGAGCTCCTAAGACCTTCAAGACACTAAAGCCTCATCAACAGGTTGATTTTGTAGAAGAAACATGGAGAAGACTGCGTGAGCGTAAAACAGATTTACAGCAGTATGTTACCCCTCAACAGAAAGAAGCTTTTCAAGCTCTAAAAGTTGCTTCCGGAATGAGTAAACTAATTTCTGAAGCTGATTCATTAGTTACTTTGTGCCAATCACAGATATGT GACTCCTTGGAGCCATCACTCTCGCCATGTGAGGAGTCGCAATTAGGTAGCTGGTATGATGACCATCTGCATATGTCATCAATTATGGCTCAACATGGCATATGCTTCTATGCTAAGGAAAGTCTTGCAGTGGGATCAAATCGTGACTCAGTGGATAGAGTGGATTTGGCTTGGGAGATGTTGTCATCCTCTACCAATGCAATGGCATTAGGGAGACTACTCAGTGTGGACAGGAAATTGACAGGAGGGACAGAAGAAAGGTCGGAGATGAGTCGCTGTTCCTTTAGAAGGTATAGAATTAGAAG GAAAATAGACTCGTGTCTTTACAATGTACTTGAGTCTGTAGTTCCCCCAAGGACGCATCTAGCCCTGCATGGTGATGCCTTTCATGAATATCTCTCGTCATTGAGCAAGGTCTCGAGATTGGAAGCTGGCCGTCTGGCTGAACTTGCTTCTAAGAGAGAACAAAGAAG GGCACGTATTGCACGGCATTACTTGAGTTCTGGCACATTTGTATTATCCCCTGAAGATATTTCACTGCTAAGTCAATATAACAGCTACAGAAAGTTTCTCCCCAACGGGGATATACATGGTTCAGATAAAGCTCTCTCTTGA